Proteins from a genomic interval of Dunckerocampus dactyliophorus isolate RoL2022-P2 chromosome 5, RoL_Ddac_1.1, whole genome shotgun sequence:
- the c5h15orf61 gene encoding uncharacterized protein C15orf61 homolog codes for MRELLKKLHCIFVKIALFPSTFGHSAPRPAASEVLTCHLQQRKLPPWTSYCVRYSAVHNDQFGLSNFNWSVQGSNYHVLRTGCFPFIKYHCTKASPQNLDFEDRFFTMLKVINLGIPCLAYGIGCWMVVGAAETVHTSIGPVTVYFAYKEEKGAQY; via the exons ATGAGGGAGCTTTTGAAAAAGCTTCATTGCATATTTGTAAAAATCGCGCTGTTTCCGAGCACTTTCGGCCATTCGGCGCCTCGTCCCGCCGCCTCGGAGGTGCTCACCTGCCACCTACAGCAGAGGAAGCTCCCGCCGTGGACATCTTACTGTGTCCGCTACTCTGCCGTCCATAATGACCAGTTTGGACTGTCGAACTTCAACTGGAGCGTCCAGGGATCCAACTACCATGTACTGCGAACTGGCTGCTTCCCCTTCATAAAGTACCACTGTACTAAAGCATCTCCACAGAACCTGGACTTCGAGGATAGGTTTTTCACCATGCTCAAAGTTATCAACCTAG GTATTCCCTGTTTGGCCTATGGAATCGGTTGCTGGATGGTTGTGGGTGCTGCTGAAACGGTCCACACAAGCATTGGTCCTGTCACGGTCTATTTTGCCTACAAGGAAGAAAAAGGTGCACAGTATTAA